A part of Neodiprion pinetum isolate iyNeoPine1 chromosome 4, iyNeoPine1.2, whole genome shotgun sequence genomic DNA contains:
- the Uxs gene encoding UDP-glucuronic acid decarboxylase 1 isoform X1, giving the protein MFLTQRKMKQAAFFIVCVLLVIGFYKGWAKTEEEQSFNDKRLRQIKQNEDSLNEIEPEAIEKMMEMDNDVPYIEINDLQEANTRIRELEDKLHRIEAKIESRVPKNFPTVKFLNYKNRKRILVTGGAGFVGSHLVDRLMLAGHEVIVADNFFTGRKRNVEHWVGHENFELVHHDIVRPLYLEVDEIYHLASPASPPHYMHNPVKTIKTNTVGTINMLGLAKRVGARVLIASTSEVYGDPDEHPQSETYWGHVNPIGPRACYDEGKRVAETLSYAYMRQEGVSVRVARIFNTFGPRMHMNDGRVVSNFILQALQNDSITIYGNGKQTRSFQYVSDLVDGLVALMGSNYTLPVNIGNPIEHTIEEFASMIKELVGGTSKIVELAAVEDDPQRRKPDISRAKKYLDWEPKVPLSEGLEQTVAYFRKELQRTKHSQKDEFETKTKASLKNDHDIIEQL; this is encoded by the exons ATGTTCCTCACGCAGCGCAAGATGAAACAAGCCGCGTTTTTCATCGTATGCGTTCTATTGG TTATAGGCTTTTACAAAGGCTGGGCAAAGACTGAGGAAGAACAATCTTTCAATGATAAACGGCTCCGCCAAATCAAGCAAAACGAGGACAGTTTGAACGAGATTGAACCTGAAGCCATTGAAAAGATGATGGAGATGGATAATGATGTTCCTTACATTGAGATAAATGATCTTCAAGAAGCAAATACTAGGATTCGTGAACTTGAGGATAAACTCCATCGGATCGAAGCAAAAATCGAAAGCCGAGTACCTAAAAATTTCCCGActgttaaatttttgaattacaaGAATCGAAAGCGAATTCTAGTCACTGGAGGGGCTGGTTTCGTTGGCTCGCATCTCGTTGATCGCCTAATGCTTGCCGGGCACGAAGTCATTGTCgcagataattttttcacgggTAGAAAACGAAACGTCGAGCACTGGGTGGGCcacgaaaattttgaactgGTTCATCATGATATTGTTAGACCTCTTTACTTAGAGGTGGACGAAATTTATCACTTAGCTAGTCCTGCAAGTCCACCGCATTATATGCATAATCCAGTAAAGACAATTAAGACTAACACCGTTGGGACTATAAATATGTtag GATTGGCGAAAAGAGTTGGTGCTAGGGTCCTTATTGCTAGTACATCAGAGGTTTATGGCGATCCTGACGAACATCCTCAGTCTGAAACATATTGGGGCCATGTTAATCCTATTG GACCCAGAGCCTGTTATGACGAGGGTAAGCGGGTAGCCGAAACGTTGAGCTACGCCTACATGAGACAGGAAGGAGTGTCAGTCCGCGTAGCTCGCATTTTCAACACCTTTGGTCCACGGATGCACATGAACGATGGCAGAGTTgtgtcaaatttcattttgcagGCCTTGCAAAATGATTCCATCACAATTTACGGAAACGGAAAACAAACACGCTCGTTTCAGTACGTCTCTGACTTGGTTGATGGACTGGTGGCCCTGATGGGATCGAATTACACTTTGCCAGTAAACATAGGAAATCCCATTGAACATACAATCGAAG AGTTCGCCTCAATGATAAAAGAACTGGTTGGAGGGACCAGTAAAATCGTGGAGCTTGCGGCAGTTGAGGACGATCCGCAGAGAAGAAAACCGGACATTTCAAGAGCGAAAAAGTATTTGGACTGGGAGCCAAAAGTTCCATTGTCCGAGGGTCTTGAACAGACGGTTGCGTATTTTAGGAAAGAATTACAGAGGACGAAACACTCACAGaaagatgaatttgaaacaaagaCAAAGGCGTCGTTGAAGAACGACCACGACATAATCGAacagttgtaa
- the Uxs gene encoding UDP-glucuronic acid decarboxylase 1 isoform X2: protein MMEMDNDVPYIEINDLQEANTRIRELEDKLHRIEAKIESRVPKNFPTVKFLNYKNRKRILVTGGAGFVGSHLVDRLMLAGHEVIVADNFFTGRKRNVEHWVGHENFELVHHDIVRPLYLEVDEIYHLASPASPPHYMHNPVKTIKTNTVGTINMLGLAKRVGARVLIASTSEVYGDPDEHPQSETYWGHVNPIGPRACYDEGKRVAETLSYAYMRQEGVSVRVARIFNTFGPRMHMNDGRVVSNFILQALQNDSITIYGNGKQTRSFQYVSDLVDGLVALMGSNYTLPVNIGNPIEHTIEEFASMIKELVGGTSKIVELAAVEDDPQRRKPDISRAKKYLDWEPKVPLSEGLEQTVAYFRKELQRTKHSQKDEFETKTKASLKNDHDIIEQL, encoded by the exons ATGATGGAGATGGATAATGATGTTCCTTACATTGAGATAAATGATCTTCAAGAAGCAAATACTAGGATTCGTGAACTTGAGGATAAACTCCATCGGATCGAAGCAAAAATCGAAAGCCGAGTACCTAAAAATTTCCCGActgttaaatttttgaattacaaGAATCGAAAGCGAATTCTAGTCACTGGAGGGGCTGGTTTCGTTGGCTCGCATCTCGTTGATCGCCTAATGCTTGCCGGGCACGAAGTCATTGTCgcagataattttttcacgggTAGAAAACGAAACGTCGAGCACTGGGTGGGCcacgaaaattttgaactgGTTCATCATGATATTGTTAGACCTCTTTACTTAGAGGTGGACGAAATTTATCACTTAGCTAGTCCTGCAAGTCCACCGCATTATATGCATAATCCAGTAAAGACAATTAAGACTAACACCGTTGGGACTATAAATATGTtag GATTGGCGAAAAGAGTTGGTGCTAGGGTCCTTATTGCTAGTACATCAGAGGTTTATGGCGATCCTGACGAACATCCTCAGTCTGAAACATATTGGGGCCATGTTAATCCTATTG GACCCAGAGCCTGTTATGACGAGGGTAAGCGGGTAGCCGAAACGTTGAGCTACGCCTACATGAGACAGGAAGGAGTGTCAGTCCGCGTAGCTCGCATTTTCAACACCTTTGGTCCACGGATGCACATGAACGATGGCAGAGTTgtgtcaaatttcattttgcagGCCTTGCAAAATGATTCCATCACAATTTACGGAAACGGAAAACAAACACGCTCGTTTCAGTACGTCTCTGACTTGGTTGATGGACTGGTGGCCCTGATGGGATCGAATTACACTTTGCCAGTAAACATAGGAAATCCCATTGAACATACAATCGAAG AGTTCGCCTCAATGATAAAAGAACTGGTTGGAGGGACCAGTAAAATCGTGGAGCTTGCGGCAGTTGAGGACGATCCGCAGAGAAGAAAACCGGACATTTCAAGAGCGAAAAAGTATTTGGACTGGGAGCCAAAAGTTCCATTGTCCGAGGGTCTTGAACAGACGGTTGCGTATTTTAGGAAAGAATTACAGAGGACGAAACACTCACAGaaagatgaatttgaaacaaagaCAAAGGCGTCGTTGAAGAACGACCACGACATAATCGAacagttgtaa